Proteins encoded together in one Camelina sativa cultivar DH55 chromosome 9, Cs, whole genome shotgun sequence window:
- the LOC104710545 gene encoding cytochrome c1 1, heme protein, mitochondrial translates to MVGGGVIQQILRRKLHSQSVATPVLSWFSSKKAHEDAGSSGVRALALLGAGVTGLLSFSTVASADEAEHGLESPNYPWPHDGILSSYDHASIRRGHQVYQQVCASCHSMSLISYRDLVGVAYTEEEAKAMAAEIEVVDGPNDEGEMFTRPGKLSDRFPQPYANESAARFANGGAYPPDLSLITKARHNGPNYVFALLTGYRDPPAGISIREGLHYNPYFPGGAIAMPKMLNDEAVEYEDGVPATEAQMGKDIVSFLAWAAEPEMEERKLMGFKWIFLLSLALLQAAYYRRLKWSVLKSRKLVLDVVN, encoded by the exons ATGGTTGGAGGAGGAGTTATCCAGCAAATTCTTAGGAGGAAGCTTCACTCCCAATCAGTT GCAACTCCAGTGTTGTCTTGGTTTTCTTCGAAGAAAGCTCATGAGGATGCTGGCTCTTCTGGTGTAAGAGCACTTGCCCTCTTGGGTGCTGGTGTTACAGGACTGTTGAGTTTTTCTACCGTTGCATCTGCTGATGAAGCTGAGCACGGATTGGAATCTCCAAATTACCCTTGGCCTCATGATGGCATTCTCAGCTCATATGACCATGCTTC GATCCGTCGTGGGCATCAAGTTTATCAGCAAGTCTGTGCATCTTGTCATTCAATGTCTCTGATCTCATACCGAGATTTGGTGGGTGTCGCCTACACAGAGGAAGAAGCGAAGGCAATGGCAGCTGAAATCGAGGTAGTAGATGGACCTAATGATGAGGGTGAGATGTTCACCCGTCCTGGTAAACTCAGTGACCGATTTCCTCAGCCATATGCGAATGAATCAGCTGCAAGGTTTGCTAATGGTGGAGCCTATCCTCCTGATCTAAGTCTTATAACTAAG GCACGTCACAATGGTCCAAATTATGTATTTGCTCTTCTGACTGGTTACCGTGATCCTCCTGCTGGCATTTCG ATAAGAGAGGGGTTACACTACAATCCTTACTTCCCTGGTGGAGCAATTGCTATGCCGAAAATGCTCAACGATGAAGCTGTTGAGTATGAGGATGGTGTCCCCGCCACAGAGGCACAG ATGGGTAAAGATATTGTATCATTCTTGGCCTGGGCAGCTGAACCAGAAATGGAAGAGAGGAAATTG ATGGGTTTCAAATGGATATTCCTACTCTCCCTCGCTCTGCTCCAAGCTGCGTACTATAGGCGACTGAAATGGTCGGTTCTCAAGTCCCGCAAGCTGGTTCTCGACGTGGTTAACTAA
- the LOC104710546 gene encoding uncharacterized protein LOC104710546, translated as MDQDEWLGTLRYAGKAQDKVSVDALMLRYRPIAPKPTSGQPCGVGDNNNSGSYGMSKRTKRKYVRVSKNNKSTCRGKSRSDLSDDREQAGVVTLQLLPEKSDLSSEYSPLEQDSLDPTVKTIIGDETQETNTWGTFNGSVTAEVETWVTVESVTGFSDGSLSSHAVGFTDVEIVDNLGKDTCPAFVSDASNRVVWVNEAYRRNVSGEDSSSSLLSSDVVVRLEAEEATAAMYCNYRAFTCRVRMQYTWQQTKYTKTVPCDVWKMEFGGFAWRLDTTAALTLWL; from the coding sequence atgGATCAAGATGAGTGGTTGGGAACGCTAAGATACGCCGGTAAGGCGCAAGATAAAGTTTCCGTTGACGCTCTCATGCTCCGGTACCGTCCGATCGCTCCTAAGCCAACGAGTGGTCAGCCATGTGGCGTGGGAGATAACAATAACAGTGGCTCGTACGGTATGAGCAAACGAACCAAACGTAAGTACGTTAGGGTTTCGAAGAATAATAAAAGCACGTGTCGAGGGAAGAGCAGATCTGACTTGTCTGATGATCGGGAACAAGCCGGGGTCGTGACGTTGCAACTCTTGCCCGAAAAATCAGATCTTTCCAGTGAATACTCGCCGTTGGAACAGGATAGTCTCGATCCGACGGTGAAAACGATAATCGGAGATGAGACACAAGAAACCAACACGTGGGGTACGTTTAACGGCAGCGTCACGGCGGAGGTAGAGACTTGGGTGACGGTGGAGTCCGTCACAGGGTTTTCTGATGGTAGTTTGAGTTCCCATGCGGTGGGGTTTACGGACGTTGAGATCGTTGATAATCTTGGTAAAGACACGTGTCCAGCGTTCGTATCAGATGCTTCGAACCGTGTTGTGTGGGTCAACGAGGCTTACCGGAGGAATGTTTCCGGTGAGGATTCATCCTCGTCGTTGTTGTCGTCGGATGTTGTGGTGCGGTTAGAGGCGGAGGAGGCGACGGCGGCGATGTATTGTAACTACCGAGCTTTCACGTGTAGGGTGAGGATGCAATACACGTGGCAGCAAACAAAATATACCAAAACGGTGCCGTGTGATGTGTGGAAAATGGAGTTTGGTGGCTTCGCATGGAGGCTAGACACAACAGCTGCTCTGACTCTATGGCTTTGA